A region from the Manihot esculenta cultivar AM560-2 chromosome 13, M.esculenta_v8, whole genome shotgun sequence genome encodes:
- the LOC110629809 gene encoding exocyst complex component EXO70B1, which yields MDDFAANEPADPMEEEPAPELSLSQVLDDVDRFLETLSETKYNFNPPEVPNSVESFLTIVEKNLAKCDSKNQEKDLSFYECLIRISRLTSLFSGFKTHPLIATPLNRSSSALHHSMSLLDSEFRTILESGIHNQNQNNSSDPKTPKASKQPPFGTHQHENSDRGGVQEEEFPAYSLVSISKMNRIATAMISLGYEKECCMAYNMIRNDVFNHELDKLGLTHTSIEDVQRMQWENLEGEITAWIDILSRCYSVLFSREMKLCNSIFSEYPSVSKRLFSDVAFAVTTRFLNFAEAVALTKQSAEKLFKFLDMYETLTEMIPVIDTTNHPRDLKGDICAAKSLLGEAAVSIFSDLEYSIRRDHTRTPVPSGAVHPLTRYTMNYLKYACEYKDTLEQVFLDHQKMEEGNAGAGKCNQPDGEITEDANEDGKPKTSPFSMQLNIIIDLLDENLEMKSKFYRDPALRYVFLMNNGRYILQKIKGSTETNHTIGANWCKKRTTDLRQYHKGYTRESWSILLQCLSHAGLLVHGKVVKHVLKERFKMFNSMLDEIHKTQSTWIVTDKQLQSELRVSISAVVIPAYRSFLGRFQQCLSGGRQTEKYVKYQPEDIEKLIDELFDGIPIINREEIIISINTKWKKRKRINRLAFFY from the coding sequence ATGGATGATTTTGCAGCAAATGAACCAGCTGATCCTATGGAGGAGGAGCCTGCTCCTGAACTAAGCCTCTCTCAGGTTCTGGATGATGTTGATCGGTTTCTTGAGACGTTGTCGGagacaaaatataattttaatccaCCGGAGGTTCCAAACTCTGTTGAATCGTTTTTGACAATTGTTGAAAAGAATTTGGCTAAGTGTGATTCCAAAAACCAAGAAAAAGACTTGTCATTCTATGAATGTTTAATCCGTATTTCCAGATTGACAAGTTTATTCAGCGGATTCAAAACTCATCCATTAATAGCCACTCCTCTCAATAGATCAAGCAGTGCTTTGCATCATTCGATGTCATTGTTGGACAGTGAATTTCGAACAATTCTTGAGAGTGGCATTCACAATCAAAACCAAAACAATTCTTCAGATCCCAAGACCCCAAAGGCTTCAAAACAGCCACCTTTCGGTACCCATCAACACGAAAACTCCGATCGAGGAGGCGTTCAAGAAGAAGAGTTCCCTGCTTATTCCCTAGTATCAATCTCCAAAATGAATAGAATTGCCACTGCGATGATCTCATTGGGTTACGAGAAAGAATGCTGCATGGCTTATAACATGATAAGAAATGATGTATTCAACCACGAATTGGATAAGCTTGGACTCACCCATACAAGCATTGAAGATGTGCAGAGGATGCAGTGGGAAAATCTGGAAGGAGAAATCACTGCATGGATTGACATCCTCAGCCGTTGTTACTCGGTTCTCTTCTCTCGAGAGATGAAGCTTTGCAACTCTATCTTTTCAGAATATCCATCAGTGTCCAAAAGATTATTCAGCGATGTTGCTTTTGCAGTAACCACAAGGTTTCTCAATTTCGCAGAAGCTGTTGCCTTGACGAAACAATCTGCTGAGAAACTATTCAAGTTCTTGGACATGTACGAGACCTTGACAGAAATGATTCCTGTCATTGATACTACTAATCATCCCAGGGACTTAAAAGGGGACATCTGCGCTGCCAAAAGCTTGCTCGGAGAAGCAGCCGTGAGCATTTTCAGTGACCTTGAGTATTCCATTAGAAGAGACCATACGAGAACTCCAGTTCCAAGTGGTGCAGTTCACCCCTTGACTCGCTACACCATGAATTATCTAAAATACGCCTGTGAGTATAAGGATACGTTGGAACAAGTCTTCCTTGACCACCAGAAAATGGAGGAGGGAAATGCCGGCGCCGGAAAGTGCAACCAGCCTGATGGAGAGATCACAGAAGACGCAAATGAAGATGGCAAGCCAAAAACGTCTCCTTTTTCAATGCAGCTGAACATTATAATAGATTTGCttgatgaaaatcttgaaatgaAATCTAAATTCTACAGAGACCCAGCGTTGCGCTACGTGTTCTTGATGAACAATGGAAGATATATTCTTCAAAAGATCAAAGGATCCACAGAGACTAACCACACAATTGGAGCAAATTGGTGTAAAAAGCGAACAACCGATCTGAGACAATACCATAAGGGATATACAAGAGAGTCATGGAGCATATTATTGCAGTGTCTGAGCCATGCAGGGTTGCTGGTACATGGGAAGGTGGTGAAGCATGTATTGAAGGAGAGATTCAAGATGTTCAACTCCATGCTTGATGAGATACACAAGACGCAGAGCACATGGATAGTGACCGATAAGCAGCTACAGTCTGAGCTACGGGTTTCGATATCGGCGGTGGTTATCCCGGCTTACCGATCATTTCTGGGGCGGTTCCAGCAGTGTTTGTCGGGGGGTAGGCAAACGGAGAAGTATGTAAAGTACCAACCGGAAGATATTGAGAAATTGATTGATGAATTGTTTGATGGAATACCCATAATCAATCGCGAGGAGATCATAATTAGTATAAACACAAAatggaagaaaagaaagagaatcaATAGATTGGCCTTTTTTTATTGA
- the LOC110629644 gene encoding glutaredoxin-C1 — MQYQYQQFAESSSSWGFYVPPTAAIREMMGGSDALERVVRLASESAVVIFSMSSCCMCHTVKRLLCGMGVNPTVYELDQEPRGKDIERALMRLVGNYSNVVPVVFIGGKLIGAMDRVMASHINGTLVPLLKEAGALWL, encoded by the coding sequence ATGCAGTACCAGTATCAGCAGTTTGCAGAGTCATCATCTTCATGGGGTTTCTATGTGCCTCCAACGGCGGCGATAAGAGAGATGATGGGTGGTTCAGACGCATTGGAGAGGGTGGTGAggttggcctccgaaagtgctgTAGTGATATTTAGTATGAGCAGCTGCTGCATGTGCCATACGGTGAAGAGGTTGTTGTGTGGGATGGGTGTGAACCCTACTGTGTATGAGCTTGACCAGGAGCCAAGAGGGAAGGATATTGAGAGAGCATTAATGAGGCTTGTTGGGAATTATTCAAATGTAGTTCCAGTGGTTTTCATTGGTGGGAAGCTTATTGGTGCTATGGATAGAGTCATGGCTTCTCATATCAATGGAACCCTAGTCCCTCTTCTCAAGGAAGCTGGAGCTCTCTGGCTctga